The genomic window CAACCAATCAATGAGCTGACGAGTATGTataacatgtaacatgtaatTTAACAAGCTCCTTTATTAATTGAATAGTATAGAGGTTCTGTTGGATAGAACTGTACATTCAGATTCTCTAGATATTTTACTTTACACAGATAACAGAACTAACAACATGGTTACAAATTAAAGTCATgataaagttttttaaaaagagaaaagaaattgtGAAACTATTTAttggtatttaaaaaatactttttaatgATGGTGTTGCTTTACTTCACAGATAACTCTTCATGTCCAGCTGACAGCTTCTTAGGTAAAATTACCAATAACTAccataaaatgtgcaaattatAACCAGTGTTACttgacttttattattattattattattattattattattattattattattattattattattattattattacttcatTTAATGATATAGTAaatttattaatctttttttatctttccctCAGCTGATTATCTGATTGAGATTGAGATTGATGCATCTGTCCTGGATGCTTTGCAGAACAGTTTGGAgtttttagtctttttcaatGACAGTTTTAACAATTTCAgctcaataaatattaacatcaaTGTCACTGACATTAACCTCACTACAGGTAACTGGCCTTTCAGTTCTACTACTGAGTGTTTCATTGTCATTACATAGATAGCTGCCTACACACTATCTACTACAATCCATAAacacactgatttattattgtctaaattaatataaaagatattttaaaatcaCAACACTGTTTTGACAAAACATCATGTTTTCTTATTACTCAGTGTGCTATGGGGATGGCGCTGAATATCAGTGCATGTGTGAGGATGAATATTTCTGGCCGTGTGAAAAGTGCACACTAAATGGGTCTTGTAATAACATCATCAATTCCTCATGTGGATGTCTGGATTTACTTCCATATGATGGAAACCTCTGCAAACCAATCAATGAGCTGCCAAGTATGTATgccacataaaataaataataatcatgtcTAACTGATGATCTTGCAATAATGTATTagcatttaatgtttatttattaacatataaTGGTAAATGTGTGGTTACCCCtcaccacaaacacactgattttTGACATGCccaatataaacagaaaaacagacttaattaatataaaatgcaCAGACTCTTATGACAAAGTTATCTAAGTTAGAGGGGGTTAAATAAACTGTATCAATGTcatgtattttctttatagATAACTCTACATGCCCAGTTGAACCGTTCTTAGGTAAACCTACCACAATAACTGCCACAATAACTGTACAggctttctgtattttttaaatttcctttaAAATTGTATATCTAAATGGAAGTTCTTTCACGGTTCTCCCAGCTGATTATCTGATTGAGTTTGAGATTGATGCACTAGATGGTACAGTCCAGAATCTACTGAGGAACATTTTGGAGGCAAACAATTTACCCTTAATAAACAGCAACATCAATATCACTGACATTAACATCACTACAGGTAACTGACTTCACAGTTAAAGAGTTTGTTAAATCTCATCCTTATTTTACTCATGGTGGATTCCTGTTTCTGCTTAATTGGTCTATCTGCATTGTTTAAGATtacatagaaatatatttttatcacaGCATAATTAGAAAACCCACaccttataatgttttattttcttctacaGTGTGCAATTTGACTGGTACTGAATATCAGTGCAGGTGTGAGGATCAGTATTTCTGGCCGTGTGAAAAATGCACACTATATGGATCTTGTAATAACATCACCAATGTCTCATGTGGCTGCATCAACGCTTTACCAAATGATGGACACTTCTGCCAACCAATCAATGAGCTGACGAGTATGTataacatgtaacatgtaatTTAACAAGCTCCTTTATTAATTGAATAGTATAGAGGTTCTGTTGGATAGAACTGTACATTCAGATTCTCTAGATATTTACTTTACACAGATAACAGAACTAACAACATGGTTACAAACTAAAGTCATGATtaagttttttaaaaagagaaaaaaaattgtgaaactATTTAttggtatttaaaaaatactttttaatgATGGTGTTGCTTTACTTCACAGATAACTCTTCATGTCCAGCTGACAGCTTCTTAGGTAAAAATTACCAATAACTAccataaaatgtgcaaattatAACCAGTGTTACttgacttttattattattattattattattattattattattattattattattattattattattattattattattacttcatTTAATGATATAGTAaatttattaatcttttttatcTTTCCCTCAGCTGATTATCTGATTGAGATTGAGATTGATGCATCTGTCCTGGATGCTTTGCAGAACAGTTTGGAgtttttagtctttttcaatGACAGTTTTAACAATTTCAgctcaataaatattaacatcaaTGTCACTGACATTAACCTCACTACAGGTAACTGGCCTTTCAGTTCTACTACTGAGTGTTTCATTGTCATTACATAGATAGCTGCCTACACACTATCTAATACAATCCATAAacacactgatttattattgtctaaattaatataaaagatattttaaaatcaCAACACTGTTTTGACAAAACATCATGTTTTCTTATTACTCAGTGTGCTATTGGGATGACGCTGAATATCAGTGCACGTGTGGAGATAAATATTTCTGGCCGTGTGAAAAGTGCACACTAAATGGGTCTTGTAATAACATCATCAATTCCTCATGTGGATGTTTGGATTTACTTCCATATGATGGAAACCTCTGCAAACCAATCAATGAGCTGCCAAGTATGTATgccacataaaataaataataatcatgccTAACTGATGATCTTGCAATAATGCATTAGcatttaatgattatttattaaaaataagttaTCTAAGTTGGAGGGGGCTAAATAAACTGTATCAATAAGTcatgtattttctttatagATAACTCTACATGCCCAGTTGAACCCTTCTTAGGTAAACCTACCACAATAACTGCCACAATAACTGTACAggctttctgtatttttttaatttcctttaaaaTTGTATATCTAAATGGAAGTTCTTTCACGGTTCTCCCAGCTGATTATCTGATTGAGATTGAGATTGATGCACTAGATGGTACAGTCCAGAATCTACTGAGGAACATTTTGGAGGCAAACAATTTACCcttaataaacaacaacatcaatATCACTGACATTAACATCACTACAGGTAACTGACTTCACAGTTAAAGAGTTTGTTAAATCTCATCCTTATTTTACTCATGGTGGATTCCTGTTTCTGCTTAATTGGTCTGTCTGCATTGTTTAagattatatagaaatatatttttatcacaGCATAATTAGAAAACCCACaccttataatgttttattctcttCTACAGTGTGCAATTTGACTGGTACTGAATATCAGTGCAGGTGTGAGGATCAGTATTTCTGGCCGTGTGAAAAATGCACACTATATGGATCTTGTAATAACATCACCAATGTCTCATGTGGCTGCATCAATGCTTTACCAAATGATGGACACTTCTGCCAACCAATCAATGAGCTGACGAGTATGTataacatgtaacatgtaatTTAACAAGCTCCTTTATTAATTGAATAGTATAGAGGTTCTGTTGGATAGAACTGTACATTCAGATTCTCTAGATATTTACTTTACACAGATAACAGAACTAACAACATGGTTACAAACTAAAGTCATgataaagttttttaaaaaaagagaaaaaaaattgtgaaactATTTAttggtatttaaaaaatattttttaatgatggTGTTGCTTTACTTCACAGACAACTCTTCATGTTCAGCTGACAGCTTCTTAGGTAAAATTACCAATAACTAccataaaatgtgcaaattatAACCAGTGTTACTtgacttttcttcttcttcttcttcttcttcttcttcttcttcttcttattattattattattattattacttcatTTAATGATATAGTAaatttattaatctttttttatctttccctCAGCTGATTATCTGATTGAGTTTGAGATTGATGCACTAGATGGTACGGTCCAGAATCTACTGAGGAACATTTTGGAGGCAAACAATTTACCCTTAATAAACAGCAACATCAATATCACTGACATTAACATCACTACAGGTAACTGACTTCACAGTTAAAGTTTGTTAAATCTCATCCTTATTTTACTCATGGTGGATTCCTGTTTCTGCTTAATTGGTCTGTCTGCATTGTTTAagattatatagaaatatatttttatcacaGCATAATTAGAAAACCCACaccttataatgttttattctgttctacAGTGTGCAATTTGACTGGTACTGAATATCAGTGCAGGTGTGAGGATCAGTATTTCTGGCCGTGTGAAAAATGCACACTATATGGATCTTGTAATAACATCACCAATGTCTCATGTGGCTGCATCAATGCTTTACCAAATGATGGACACTTCTGCCAACCAATCAATGAGCTGACGAGTATGTataa from Tachysurus vachellii isolate PV-2020 chromosome 20, HZAU_Pvac_v1, whole genome shotgun sequence includes these protein-coding regions:
- the LOC132863708 gene encoding uncharacterized protein LOC132863708; amino-acid sequence: MVLLYFTDNSSCPADSFLADYLIEIEIDASVLDALQNSLEFLVFFNDSFNNFSSINININVTDINLTTVCYGDGAEYQCMCEDEYFWPCEKCTLNGSCNNIINSSCGCLDLLPYDGNLCKPINELPNNSTCPVEPFLADYLIEFEIDALDGTVQNLLRNILEANNLPLINSNINITDINITTVCNLTGTEYQCRCEDQYFWPCEKCTLYGSCNNITNVSCGCINALPNDGHFCQPINELTNNSSCPADSFLADYLIEIEIDASVLDALQNSLEFLVFFNDSFNNFSSINININVTDINLTTVCYWDDAEYQCTCGDKYFWPCEKCTLNGSCNNIINSSCGCLDLLPYDGNLCKPINELPNNSTCPVEPFLADYLIEIEIDALDGTVQNLLRNILEANNLPLINNNINITDINITTVCNLTGTEYQCRCEDQYFWPCEKCTLYGSCNNITNVSCGCINALPNDGHFCQPINELTTDYLIEFEIDALDGTVQNLLRNILEANNLPLINSNINITDINITTVCNLTGTEYQCRCEDQYFWPCEKCTLYGSCNNITNVSCGCINALPNDGHFCQPINELTTDYLIEFEIDALDGTVQNLLRNILEANNLPLINSNINITDINITTVLPADYLIEVEISAVDVTVQNLLRNILERSNLPLIYSDISITDINITTVCNLTGTEYQCRCEDQYFWPCEKCTLYGSCNNITNVSCGCINALPNDGHFCQPINELTTDYLIEFEIDALDGTVQNLLRNILEANNLPLINSNINITDINITTVLPADYLIEVEISAVDVTVQNLLRNILERSNLPLIYSDISITDINITTGN